One segment of Deinococcus arcticus DNA contains the following:
- a CDS encoding asparaginase: MSTPPRLAVIHTGGTIASRPSPDGRGLTPQQPPSLPGLGGVQVTDAQPFNLPSPHVTPAHMGQLAALIRDLAPAHDGVVVTHGTDTLEETAFALHLLLDVPIPVVLTGSMRHAEEVSWDGPANLLDAAHVALHASSRGRGPLVVIGGDIFDARTVTKIHTTAVDAFGGYPGPIGRIDRDGTRARVHYFAMPEPRATYHPAHLTSRVDILYAYAGWTGEGYAGAAAQADGLVIAALGTGNLPAELLPLIQATEKPVVIATRTHAGPVLPVYGYAGGGATLVAAGAIPASFLNAHKARLLLLILLGQGLSREQIAAVFDRDEF; this comes from the coding sequence ATGTCCACCCCACCCCGGCTCGCGGTGATTCACACGGGCGGCACCATCGCCAGCCGCCCCAGCCCCGATGGGCGCGGCCTGACCCCGCAGCAGCCCCCCAGCCTGCCGGGCCTGGGCGGCGTGCAGGTCACGGACGCCCAGCCCTTCAACCTGCCCAGCCCGCATGTGACCCCGGCCCACATGGGCCAGCTGGCCGCGCTGATCCGCGACCTGGCGCCAGCCCACGACGGCGTGGTGGTCACCCACGGCACCGACACGCTGGAAGAAACCGCCTTTGCCCTGCACCTGCTGCTGGACGTGCCTATTCCGGTGGTTCTGACCGGCAGCATGCGCCACGCCGAGGAGGTGTCCTGGGACGGCCCGGCCAATCTGCTGGACGCCGCGCACGTGGCCCTGCACGCCAGCAGCCGGGGCCGGGGGCCACTGGTGGTGATCGGCGGCGATATTTTCGACGCCCGCACCGTGACCAAGATTCACACCACCGCCGTGGACGCCTTTGGCGGGTACCCGGGGCCTATTGGCCGCATTGACCGTGACGGCACGCGCGCCCGGGTGCATTACTTCGCCATGCCCGAGCCGCGCGCCACCTACCACCCGGCCCACCTGACCAGCCGCGTGGACATCCTGTACGCCTACGCGGGCTGGACGGGCGAGGGCTACGCCGGGGCCGCCGCCCAGGCCGATGGGCTGGTGATCGCCGCCCTGGGCACCGGCAACCTGCCCGCAGAGCTGCTGCCCCTCATTCAGGCCACCGAGAAACCCGTGGTCATTGCCACGCGCACCCACGCCGGGCCCGTGCTGCCGGTCTATGGCTACGCGGGCGGCGGCGCCACGCTGGTGGCGGCCGGGGCCATTCCCGCCAGTTTTCTCAACGCCCACAAGGCCCGGCTGCTGCTGCTGATCCTGCTGGGCCAGGGCCTGAGCCGCGAGCAGATTGCGGCTGTATTTGACCGGGACGAATTTTAA
- the cutA gene encoding divalent-cation tolerance protein CutA yields MSLVVLVTLPPERALDLARILVNEHLAGCVNIVPGLQSVYRWHGEVAEDPESLLLIKTTGEQYPELEARIKALHPYEVPEIIALQYDRALPEFQSWLRGALEPGPR; encoded by the coding sequence ATGTCACTCGTCGTGCTGGTCACCCTTCCCCCGGAACGGGCGCTGGATCTGGCCCGGATTCTGGTCAACGAGCATCTGGCTGGCTGCGTGAATATCGTGCCGGGCCTGCAAAGCGTGTACCGCTGGCACGGCGAGGTCGCCGAGGACCCTGAGAGCCTGCTGCTGATCAAGACCACCGGCGAGCAGTACCCCGAGCTGGAAGCGCGCATCAAGGCCCTGCACCCCTATGAGGTGCCCGAGATCATCGCCCTGCAGTACGACCGCGCCCTGCCAGAATTTCAGTCATGGCTGCGCGGGGCCCTGGAACCGGGGCCGCGTTAA
- a CDS encoding MFS transporter → MSWHFSRQVWLFLISVFVFGLSQAFTALFLNFYLRALGLGAEWQGLMNALPAVTLAALSLPAVALARRISNAHTLKVGAALGLVGTALLVGATGPVLVILGAIVQGAGAALSIVAGSPFMANHSNERTRVTLFSVQSALMTGAGFLGNLLGGQVPSAYAGWTGTEPDGLGALRAALAVAAGLQLLGLLPVLGLKPTGKTVREGRSFRVQDKRTMARLVLPNILVGLGAGATIPFLNVFIEGKFGISYAGLGTLFAWTSLATAATALLQPLLVRRLGQLQAVLLVQATSLPFLALLGFAPSLWLVTAALFTRGALMNAAGPVYSAYAMTALPEDDRPMYSAVNVIAWDLGWAASSVLSGVVRGALPFGAAFQLLFAWTLLMYAASVLAIYLGLYRPARMKAAPIPTSPPA, encoded by the coding sequence CTGTCCTGGCACTTTTCCCGGCAGGTGTGGCTGTTCCTGATCTCGGTGTTCGTGTTCGGACTGTCGCAGGCGTTCACGGCCCTGTTCCTGAACTTCTACCTGCGCGCCCTGGGCCTGGGCGCCGAGTGGCAGGGGCTGATGAACGCTCTGCCCGCCGTCACCCTGGCCGCCCTGAGCCTGCCGGCCGTGGCCCTGGCCCGGCGCATCAGCAACGCGCACACTCTGAAGGTGGGGGCCGCGCTGGGCCTGGTGGGCACCGCGCTGCTGGTGGGGGCCACCGGCCCGGTGCTGGTGATCCTGGGGGCCATCGTGCAGGGGGCCGGCGCCGCCCTGAGCATCGTGGCGGGCTCACCCTTCATGGCCAACCACAGCAACGAGCGCACCCGCGTGACCCTCTTCAGCGTGCAAAGCGCCCTGATGACCGGAGCCGGGTTCCTGGGCAATCTGCTGGGCGGGCAGGTGCCCTCGGCCTACGCAGGCTGGACCGGCACCGAGCCGGACGGCCTGGGCGCCCTGCGCGCGGCGCTGGCGGTGGCTGCCGGCCTGCAACTGCTGGGCCTGCTGCCCGTGCTGGGCCTGAAGCCCACGGGCAAAACGGTGCGGGAGGGGCGCAGTTTCCGCGTGCAGGACAAGCGCACCATGGCCCGGCTGGTGCTGCCCAACATTCTGGTGGGCCTGGGGGCCGGGGCCACCATTCCCTTTCTGAACGTGTTTATCGAGGGCAAGTTTGGCATCAGTTACGCGGGACTGGGCACACTGTTTGCCTGGACCAGTTTGGCCACCGCCGCCACCGCGCTGCTGCAGCCGCTGCTGGTGCGGCGCCTGGGCCAGTTGCAGGCCGTGCTGCTGGTGCAGGCCACCAGTCTGCCGTTTCTGGCCCTGCTGGGCTTTGCCCCCAGCCTGTGGCTGGTCACGGCCGCCCTGTTCACGCGCGGCGCCCTGATGAACGCCGCGGGCCCGGTGTATTCCGCCTACGCCATGACCGCCCTGCCCGAGGATGACCGGCCCATGTACTCGGCGGTCAACGTGATTGCCTGGGACCTGGGCTGGGCGGCCAGCAGCGTGCTCTCGGGCGTGGTGCGCGGGGCGCTGCCCTTTGGGGCCGCCTTTCAGCTGCTGTTTGCCTGGACCCTGCTGATGTACGCCGCCAGCGTGCTGGCCATCTATCTGGGCCTGTACCGGCCAGCGCGCATGAAGGCGGCCCCAATTCCCACTTCACCGCCCGCCTGA
- the ttcA gene encoding tRNA 2-thiocytidine(32) synthetase TtcA: MTHPAPTSAPDTARLFAPIVKGVGQAIGDYRMIEDGDRVMVCLSGGKDSYTLLDVLLHLQKRAPIDFELVAVNLDQGQPGFPRDVLPRHLRELGVRFDALSEDTYSVVKDKTPEGKTTCALCSRLRRGILYAHARKIGATKIALGHHRDDILETLFMNLFFGARLKAMPPKLQSDDGTNVVIRPLAYVAESEIIRYAQARAFPIIPCNLCGSQENLQRKIVGEMLQGWEREHPGRLNNILRALTRVTPSHLLDRALFDFASLSVTPAEGDTGFDAERYPEREFLTDLNELSLLG, translated from the coding sequence ATGACCCACCCTGCCCCCACCTCTGCCCCCGACACCGCCCGCCTGTTTGCTCCCATCGTGAAGGGGGTGGGGCAGGCCATTGGCGATTACCGCATGATTGAAGACGGCGACCGGGTAATGGTCTGCCTGTCCGGCGGCAAGGACAGCTACACGCTGCTGGACGTGCTGCTGCACCTGCAAAAACGGGCGCCCATTGACTTTGAGCTGGTGGCGGTCAACCTGGACCAGGGCCAGCCGGGCTTTCCCAGGGACGTGCTGCCGCGCCACCTGCGCGAACTGGGCGTGCGCTTTGACGCGCTGAGTGAAGACACCTACAGCGTGGTGAAGGACAAGACGCCTGAGGGAAAAACCACCTGCGCGCTGTGCAGCCGCCTCAGAAGGGGCATTCTGTACGCGCACGCCCGCAAGATTGGCGCCACCAAGATCGCCCTGGGCCACCACCGCGATGACATTCTGGAAACGCTGTTCATGAACCTGTTCTTCGGCGCCCGCCTCAAGGCCATGCCGCCCAAGCTGCAAAGCGACGACGGCACGAACGTGGTGATCCGCCCGCTGGCGTATGTGGCCGAAAGCGAGATCATCCGCTATGCCCAGGCGCGCGCCTTTCCCATCATTCCCTGCAACCTGTGCGGCAGTCAGGAGAACCTGCAGCGCAAGATTGTGGGCGAGATGCTCCAGGGCTGGGAGCGCGAGCACCCCGGACGCCTGAACAACATCCTGCGGGCCCTGACCCGCGTGACCCCCAGCCACCTGCTGGACCGCGCGCTGTTCGATTTTGCCTCGCTGAGCGTGACCCCGGCCGAGGGCGACACCGGCTTTGACGCCGAGCGTTACCCCGAGCGCGAATTCCTGACTGACCTGAACGAACTGAGCCTGCTGGGCTAA
- a CDS encoding WD40 repeat domain-containing protein: MRALPFALAVLGSALALSPAPLRWSAPAALLGFGGQGQVVTAPLVTGRGPDFSQLEVRGPNTGRVTQTLTLPTAKAGPPLAPAWTPDLNTLAWLSQPGPGQAPTLHVRRGETLRTLGGPGQGLEGAQVLALSPDGQALYVGNFNGDVQVWNTDSGEREHTLLQNSWGAERLRPSLDGTRLFVGTRSHATVYDTRTWAAQALPGAFAKTARSLAFTPDSRALYVADGHDPVRRYALTTPGRVTTLPRPTAPCDMPFWQGRCAAGPVTLSLSAGGRTLLVGYFSGLAVVYGAATGREQGRQAGTLPFFTAMTPDGQTLLSGGVGGTPLQARPLPQAA, encoded by the coding sequence ATGCGCGCCCTTCCCTTTGCCCTGGCTGTGCTGGGTTCAGCTCTGGCCCTCTCCCCTGCCCCGCTGCGCTGGAGTGCCCCCGCCGCGCTGCTGGGCTTCGGCGGTCAGGGGCAGGTGGTGACTGCTCCACTGGTGACAGGCCGGGGCCCGGACTTCTCGCAGCTGGAGGTGCGCGGTCCCAACACCGGCAGGGTCACGCAGACCCTTACGCTGCCCACCGCCAAGGCCGGGCCGCCCCTGGCCCCGGCCTGGACGCCGGACCTGAACACGCTGGCGTGGCTGAGCCAGCCGGGGCCAGGACAGGCGCCCACCCTGCATGTGCGGCGGGGAGAAACCCTGCGCACTCTGGGCGGCCCGGGCCAAGGCCTGGAAGGTGCACAGGTCCTGGCCCTCAGCCCAGATGGCCAAGCGCTGTATGTGGGCAACTTCAACGGCGACGTGCAGGTGTGGAACACGGACAGCGGCGAGCGGGAACACACGCTGCTGCAGAACAGCTGGGGCGCCGAACGTCTGCGGCCCAGCCTGGACGGCACACGGTTGTTCGTGGGGACGCGGAGCCACGCCACGGTGTACGACACCCGCACCTGGGCGGCCCAGGCCCTCCCGGGCGCCTTTGCCAAAACCGCGCGCTCGCTGGCCTTTACCCCGGACAGCCGCGCCCTGTATGTGGCCGACGGCCACGACCCGGTGCGCCGCTACGCCCTGACCACGCCCGGCCGCGTGACCACGCTGCCGCGCCCCACCGCACCCTGCGACATGCCCTTCTGGCAGGGCCGCTGCGCGGCGGGCCCCGTTACCCTGAGCCTGAGTGCCGGTGGCCGCACGCTACTGGTGGGGTACTTTAGCGGCCTCGCCGTGGTGTACGGCGCAGCCACCGGGCGGGAACAGGGCCGGCAGGCTGGCACGCTGCCGTTCTTCACGGCCATGACCCCGGACGGCCAGACCCTGCTGAGTGGCGGGGTGGGCGGCACGCCCCTGCAGGCCCGGCCGCTGCCCCAGGCCGCTTGA
- a CDS encoding acetyl-CoA carboxylase carboxyltransferase subunit alpha, which translates to MTRTVDTLRELEARVRDLEGTAQRTGQNLDAAIVPLRAEVERLKAEQAREPLSRWDRVGLARAPGRPTALDYVERLCTEFTELHGDRRYGDDPALIGGPARWQGVPVMLLLQQKGRDTKSKIKRRFGSANPEGYRKAVRLMDLADKFGLPVVALVDTQGAYPGLEAEERGQGWAIAESIRRMLNLRVPVVNVVIGEGGSGGALAIGVGNRVLIQENAWYSVISPEGAASIIWKDASKAPLAAEALKLTAPDLLELGIVEEVIPEPAGGAHGNADAAAQAVGEAVSRHLRELMGQSPEELKQSRAARFRRLGAYTEQG; encoded by the coding sequence ATGACCCGGACCGTGGACACCCTGCGTGAACTTGAAGCCCGCGTGCGCGATCTGGAAGGCACCGCCCAGCGGACCGGGCAGAACCTGGACGCCGCCATTGTGCCCCTGCGCGCGGAGGTGGAGCGTCTCAAAGCCGAGCAGGCCCGGGAGCCACTCAGCCGCTGGGACCGGGTGGGGCTGGCCCGCGCGCCCGGGCGGCCCACCGCGCTGGACTACGTGGAGCGCCTGTGCACCGAATTTACCGAGTTGCACGGCGACCGCCGCTACGGCGACGACCCCGCGCTGATCGGCGGGCCGGCGCGCTGGCAGGGCGTGCCCGTGATGCTGCTGCTGCAGCAGAAGGGCCGCGACACCAAAAGCAAGATCAAGCGCCGCTTCGGCAGCGCCAACCCCGAGGGCTACCGCAAGGCCGTGCGTCTGATGGATCTGGCCGACAAGTTTGGTCTGCCGGTGGTGGCGCTGGTGGACACCCAGGGCGCCTACCCGGGCCTGGAAGCCGAGGAGCGCGGCCAGGGCTGGGCCATTGCCGAGAGCATTCGCCGCATGCTGAACCTGCGCGTGCCGGTGGTGAACGTGGTGATTGGGGAAGGCGGCTCGGGCGGCGCGCTGGCCATTGGCGTGGGCAACCGGGTGCTGATTCAGGAAAATGCGTGGTACTCGGTCATTTCCCCTGAGGGCGCGGCCAGCATTATCTGGAAGGATGCCAGCAAGGCCCCCCTGGCCGCCGAGGCCCTGAAGCTGACTGCCCCGGACCTGCTGGAGCTGGGCATCGTGGAAGAGGTGATTCCCGAGCCGGCGGGCGGCGCCCACGGCAACGCCGACGCGGCGGCCCAGGCGGTGGGCGAGGCGGTCAGCCGCCACCTGCGCGAGCTGATGGGGCAAAGCCCGGAGGAACTGAAACAGAGCCGTGCGGCGCGCTTTCGCCGGCTGGGGGCCTATACCGAGCAGGGGTAA
- the nth gene encoding endonuclease III, with translation MTAKQAAQRPRGARTRAAQVLSALETLYPDARTELEFRTPFELLVATVLSAQATDVSVNAATPALFAAYPDAQAMSRAEPEDIEPLIRRIGLYRAKARHLAALARLLLERHGGEVPNDFDAVVALPGAGRKTANVVLSNAYGFPAIAVDTHVGRLSRRLALSTQTNPDKVEADLQALFPRKRWVFLHHALILHGRRVCTARKPDCPGCVMNPFCPKVGVA, from the coding sequence ATGACCGCCAAGCAAGCGGCGCAGCGGCCCCGGGGCGCGAGGACGCGTGCAGCCCAGGTGTTGAGCGCGCTGGAGACCCTGTACCCCGACGCCCGCACCGAACTGGAGTTCCGCACTCCCTTTGAACTGCTGGTGGCTACGGTGCTGAGTGCCCAGGCCACCGACGTGAGCGTGAACGCGGCCACACCCGCCCTGTTCGCCGCCTACCCCGATGCCCAGGCCATGAGCCGGGCCGAGCCCGAGGACATAGAGCCCCTGATTCGCCGCATTGGCCTGTACCGCGCCAAGGCCCGCCATCTGGCGGCGCTGGCCCGGCTGCTTCTGGAGCGCCACGGCGGCGAGGTGCCCAACGACTTTGACGCCGTGGTGGCCCTGCCCGGCGCCGGGCGCAAGACAGCCAATGTGGTGCTCAGCAACGCCTACGGCTTTCCGGCCATTGCTGTGGACACCCATGTGGGCCGCCTGAGCCGCCGCCTGGCCCTGAGCACCCAGACCAACCCCGACAAGGTGGAGGCCGATCTGCAGGCCCTCTTTCCACGTAAGCGCTGGGTGTTTCTGCACCACGCGCTGATTCTGCATGGGCGCCGGGTCTGCACGGCCCGCAAGCCCGACTGCCCGGGCTGCGTCATGAATCCCTTTTGCCCCAAGGTGGGTGTGGCATGA
- the accD gene encoding acetyl-CoA carboxylase, carboxyltransferase subunit beta, whose translation MALDRFFRRRRPQVQPGSDVPDLWTQCPACKEGLYNRELEAAAFVCPKCGHHLRLDAGQRVSVLLDEDSFVQRSGRVHPTDALGFQDTESYPERLRRAQKKTGRPDAILTGSGTILGLPVTVAVMDFAFSGGSMGSVVGEEIARAAEHAAEAGTPLVIVTASGGARMQESALSLMQMAKTTVALEALTERGLPYVSVLTDPTTGGVTASFATIADVIVAEPGALIGFAGPRVIQQTIRQSLPEGFQRAEFLLAHGMVDAVVDRREHRAYLASLLGLLTRRETAVGAGA comes from the coding sequence ATGGCCCTTGACCGTTTTTTTCGTCGCCGTCGCCCGCAGGTGCAGCCGGGCTCCGACGTGCCCGACCTGTGGACCCAGTGCCCCGCCTGCAAAGAGGGGCTATACAACCGCGAACTGGAAGCGGCCGCCTTCGTGTGCCCCAAGTGCGGCCACCACCTGCGCCTGGACGCCGGCCAGCGCGTGAGCGTGCTGCTGGATGAAGACAGCTTCGTCCAGCGTTCTGGGCGGGTGCACCCCACCGACGCCCTGGGGTTCCAGGACACCGAGAGCTACCCGGAGCGCTTAAGGCGCGCCCAGAAGAAAACCGGCCGCCCCGACGCTATCCTGACTGGCAGCGGCACCATCCTGGGGCTGCCGGTAACCGTGGCCGTGATGGACTTCGCCTTTTCGGGGGGCAGCATGGGCAGTGTGGTGGGCGAAGAGATTGCCCGCGCCGCCGAGCACGCCGCCGAGGCCGGCACGCCCCTGGTGATCGTGACCGCCAGCGGCGGGGCGCGCATGCAGGAAAGTGCGCTCTCCCTGATGCAGATGGCCAAAACCACTGTGGCCCTGGAAGCCCTGACCGAGCGCGGCCTGCCCTACGTGAGTGTGCTGACCGACCCCACCACGGGCGGCGTGACCGCCAGCTTCGCCACCATTGCTGACGTGATCGTGGCCGAGCCCGGCGCCCTGATTGGTTTTGCCGGGCCGCGCGTGATTCAGCAGACCATTCGCCAGAGCCTCCCTGAGGGCTTTCAGCGCGCTGAGTTCCTTCTGGCGCACGGCATGGTAGACGCGGTGGTGGACCGCCGCGAGCACCGCGCGTATCTGGCCTCGCTGCTGGGGCTGCTGACCCGCCGGGAAACGGCCGTGGGGGCGGGCGCATGA
- a CDS encoding transglycosylase domain-containing protein, with protein MRVFNGLAALLLAGAAGAGGLWYTWGRDLPSVSDLDVLEFSGQTRVYDRAGTLVGTLTPSLSSGGSVNRNLLKASQISPWLQKAVVTSEDRRFYQHSGVDAIGIARGLLKGLLQNDLEGGSSITQQVVKNTLLDDLEGARTPERKFKEAVLAYQLERNFEKGQILNAYLNVIYWGDGGSRDIIGAGGAAHAYFRKSASELNLAESVYLATIIPAPNRRYKDFKAYRPLMKNLMARMVEDGQITQAEADAAWKTPIYPAGWRIGWNADGTLRSATLERPERLDENLKRLEGAGNYANFSYLQAVEKELLPVIGRKALYGGGRIYTGMSAQAQAAAEQASKDARLPGGATLGVALVRPDSGEVLALVGQKLTGGRPGDWNNATQARRQVGSSIKPLLYALALEKGWKQSDTVLDAPIRGDYQPMNYNRRWTGRYVTLRYSLDHSLNLPTVRMAQELGLNTFEAKLRELNLTPPANAGLPLSIGTLEASPLQMAAAYATFANGGLYYEPTLVRKVEDARGKLLYTRPAPVAKRVWDTRTAWLGLDMLRGVVNDLSAPQGGLATRARIPGWPVGGKTGTTNDIKDLWFAGVTPTVAGAVWVGRQEGGALPAWATSGDVPTPVWQQAVAGALQGQPAASFREPEGIEYRVVRQVNMAFRAGEGDDPPVARDGSGAQGGFFGRRAPQPAPAPPEPEPQPVPQPEPTPAAPEPEPAPLPEEPPPDPTPLPEDPAAPQDPVPAEPDPAVPVTPPPPTEPDPQPQPLPEPAPVPEPEPLPEPPTDPALEAPEDPEPLPADGFDDSGEEGEGPVNELEPLD; from the coding sequence ATGAGGGTTTTCAATGGACTGGCCGCGCTGCTGCTCGCAGGTGCAGCGGGCGCCGGGGGGCTGTGGTACACCTGGGGCCGCGACCTGCCCAGCGTCTCGGACCTGGACGTGCTGGAATTCAGCGGCCAGACGCGGGTGTACGACCGCGCCGGCACCCTGGTGGGCACCCTGACCCCCAGCCTCAGCAGCGGGGGCAGCGTGAACCGCAATCTGCTCAAAGCCTCACAGATCAGCCCGTGGCTGCAAAAGGCTGTGGTGACCAGCGAGGACCGACGCTTTTACCAGCACAGCGGCGTGGACGCCATTGGGATCGCGCGCGGCCTCCTCAAGGGCCTGCTGCAGAATGACCTGGAAGGCGGCAGCTCCATCACGCAGCAGGTCGTGAAAAACACGCTGCTCGACGATCTGGAAGGCGCCCGCACCCCCGAGCGTAAGTTCAAGGAAGCGGTGCTGGCCTATCAGCTGGAGCGCAACTTCGAGAAGGGCCAGATTCTGAACGCCTACCTGAATGTTATCTACTGGGGCGATGGGGGCAGCCGCGACATCATCGGTGCGGGGGGCGCGGCGCATGCGTATTTCCGCAAGAGCGCCTCGGAGCTGAATCTGGCCGAAAGCGTGTATCTGGCGACCATCATTCCGGCGCCCAACCGCCGCTACAAGGATTTCAAGGCGTACCGCCCCCTGATGAAGAACCTGATGGCCCGGATGGTCGAGGACGGCCAGATCACCCAGGCCGAGGCCGACGCCGCCTGGAAAACGCCCATCTACCCGGCAGGCTGGCGCATCGGCTGGAACGCCGACGGCACGCTGCGCTCGGCCACCCTGGAGCGCCCGGAGCGGCTGGACGAGAACCTGAAGCGGCTGGAAGGCGCAGGCAACTACGCCAACTTCTCCTACCTGCAGGCGGTGGAAAAGGAACTGCTGCCGGTCATTGGGCGCAAGGCGCTGTATGGCGGCGGGCGCATCTATACCGGCATGAGTGCCCAGGCGCAGGCCGCCGCCGAACAGGCCAGCAAGGACGCCCGGCTGCCCGGCGGCGCCACCCTGGGCGTGGCCCTGGTGCGGCCCGACAGCGGCGAGGTGCTGGCGCTGGTGGGCCAGAAGCTGACGGGCGGGCGCCCCGGCGACTGGAACAACGCCACCCAGGCCCGGCGGCAGGTGGGCAGCTCGATCAAGCCGCTGCTGTACGCCCTGGCCCTGGAAAAGGGCTGGAAGCAGAGCGACACCGTGCTGGACGCGCCCATTCGCGGCGACTACCAGCCCATGAACTACAACCGCCGCTGGACCGGGCGCTACGTGACCCTGCGCTACTCGCTGGACCACTCGCTGAACCTCCCGACGGTGCGCATGGCCCAGGAACTGGGCCTGAACACCTTTGAGGCCAAGCTGCGCGAGCTGAACCTTACCCCACCGGCCAACGCCGGGTTGCCCCTCAGCATCGGCACCCTGGAGGCCAGCCCCCTGCAGATGGCGGCGGCCTACGCCACCTTCGCCAACGGCGGGCTGTATTACGAGCCCACGCTGGTGCGCAAGGTAGAAGACGCGCGCGGCAAGCTGCTGTACACCCGTCCCGCCCCGGTGGCGAAGCGGGTCTGGGATACCCGCACGGCGTGGCTGGGGCTGGACATGCTGCGCGGCGTGGTCAATGACCTTTCAGCTCCGCAGGGCGGACTGGCCACCCGCGCCCGCATTCCGGGGTGGCCTGTGGGCGGCAAGACCGGCACCACCAACGACATCAAGGACCTGTGGTTTGCGGGGGTCACGCCCACCGTGGCCGGGGCGGTGTGGGTGGGCCGGCAGGAGGGCGGCGCGCTGCCGGCCTGGGCCACCAGTGGCGACGTGCCCACGCCGGTGTGGCAGCAGGCGGTGGCCGGGGCGCTGCAGGGCCAGCCCGCCGCCTCATTCCGCGAGCCAGAGGGCATTGAGTACCGCGTGGTGCGGCAGGTGAACATGGCTTTTCGCGCTGGCGAGGGCGACGATCCCCCGGTGGCGCGCGACGGCAGCGGAGCCCAGGGCGGCTTCTTTGGCCGCCGCGCTCCCCAGCCGGCCCCGGCACCGCCCGAACCCGAACCCCAGCCCGTCCCCCAGCCCGAGCCCACCCCGGCGGCCCCGGAACCTGAACCGGCGCCCCTGCCTGAAGAACCCCCGCCTGACCCCACCCCCCTGCCCGAGGACCCCGCCGCGCCGCAGGACCCCGTGCCCGCCGAGCCTGACCCCGCCGTGCCTGTGACCCCGCCCCCACCCACCGAGCCGGACCCGCAGCCTCAACCGCTGCCCGAGCCGGCGCCGGTGCCCGAACCAGAACCGCTGCCCGAGCCGCCAACCGACCCTGCCCTGGAGGCACCGGAAGACCCCGAGCCCCTGCCTGCCGATGGCTTTGACGATTCGGGCGAGGAGGGCGAGGGGCCGGTGAATGAACTGGAACCGCTCGACTGA
- a CDS encoding zinc ribbon domain-containing protein, with translation MSDTSPLRRLHRVQELDLNLDRLRDEERNIPDDLRGARAEQERLNNELEDTEITLEGVDRQVRQQELDLAGTREQIARAREEQEKNAFDARAQSQYGSRIQMLSERADEMEEDLGPLKARQQELNERSAALRAQHRALRPTLNELETRDEARVQDLRDQGAADRQERADLVGALDARTVREYDLIRRAKKGLGVVEIKAGRCSGCNVNLPVNVQQKAAQGKLPPVKCPSCGRFLIRLDLA, from the coding sequence ATGAGTGATACGTCTCCCCTTCGCCGCCTGCACCGCGTTCAGGAGCTGGACCTGAACCTCGACCGCCTGCGCGACGAGGAACGCAATATTCCCGACGATCTGCGCGGAGCCCGCGCCGAGCAGGAGCGCCTGAACAACGAGCTGGAAGACACCGAAATTACCCTGGAAGGCGTGGACCGGCAGGTGCGCCAGCAGGAGCTGGACCTCGCCGGCACCCGCGAGCAGATTGCCCGCGCCCGCGAGGAGCAGGAGAAGAACGCCTTTGATGCCCGCGCGCAGTCGCAGTACGGCAGCCGCATTCAGATGCTCTCCGAGCGCGCCGACGAGATGGAAGAGGACCTGGGCCCCTTAAAGGCCCGGCAGCAGGAACTGAACGAGCGCTCGGCCGCCCTGCGCGCCCAGCACCGCGCCCTGCGCCCCACCCTGAACGAGCTGGAAACGCGCGACGAGGCCCGCGTCCAGGACCTGCGCGACCAGGGCGCCGCCGACCGCCAGGAACGCGCCGATCTGGTCGGGGCCCTGGACGCCCGCACCGTACGCGAATACGACCTGATTCGCCGCGCGAAAAAGGGCCTGGGCGTGGTGGAGATCAAGGCCGGGCGCTGCAGCGGCTGCAACGTGAACCTGCCGGTCAACGTGCAGCAGAAAGCCGCCCAGGGCAAGCTGCCCCCGGTGAAGTGCCCCAGCTGTGGCCGCTTCCTGATCCGCCTCGATCTGGCGTAA